A genomic window from Punica granatum isolate Tunisia-2019 chromosome 2, ASM765513v2, whole genome shotgun sequence includes:
- the LOC116196069 gene encoding uncharacterized protein LOC116196069 isoform X2, translating to MCSCQSTTVMLVHGSSKLPLLGRFHPRHNPRHRFRCLLDQIAPSFSVSSSVSSVVFTSANVIAAAAKGSGSLHGAVASAITHVAVTAVAIASGACLSTKVDFLWPRVEEQPGSLMLDGVDVTGCPIFNDSKVRKAIAFAKKAHHGQLRRTGDPYLTHCIHTGRILAMLVPSSGRRAVDTVVAGILHDVVDDTCESLQSIEKEFGDDVAKLVAGVSRLSYINQLLRRHRRVNLSQGNFGQEEANNLRVMLLGMVDDPRVVLIKLADRLHNMRTIYALPLPKAHAVAQETLVIWCSLASRLGLWAMKAELEDLCFAVIQPHVFRKMRADLASMWSPTNKAGNQRRILARASVSPFDENNGSINCDGSFPMDENTKTMKDLLEAVVPFDILLDRRKRSKYIMDIGKNSEKLIKPKVVRDAAVALASMDVCEEALERELLISTSYVPGMEITLSSRLKSLYSIHSKMKRKDVSINKVYDARALRVVIGDKNGSLHGPAVQCCYSFLDIVHRLWTPIDGEFDDYIVNPKPSGYQRMHEYAEHGHAAHWLYKENVNWMPSVSNAGKSESTYLARHIEDRDTVEDQDDLFQKYGSLKAGHPVLRVEGSHLLAAVIIRVDKGGKELLVAVSFGLAASEAVADRRSSFQTKRWEAYARLYKKVSDEWWCEPGHGDWCTCLEKYTLCRDGMYHKQDQFERLLPTFIQIIDLTEQEESEYWSIVSNVFEGKEIESAKSRPTTGSITSSSMEIGINNKVQLLRTMLQWEEQLRSEAISSHQKQGRIPYSEPSEPISLGEVVIVCWPRGDIMRLRSGSTAADAARRVGLEGKLVVVNGQLVLPSTELRDGDVVEVRL from the exons ATGTGCTCATGCCAGTCTACCACCGTCATGCTTGTCCATGGGTCCTCTAAGCTCCCGCTCCTTGGCCGCTTCCACCCCCGCCACAATCCTCGCCATCGATTCCGTTGCCTCTTGGACCAGATTGCTCCTTCCTTCTCCGTCTCTTCCTCCGTCAGCTCCGTCGTCTTCACCTCCGCCAACGTCATCGCCGCCGCTGCCAAGGGATCCGGCTCGCTCCACGGTGCCGTTGCTTCCGCCATCACTCATGTCGCTGTTACCGCTGTCGCCATCGCCTCCGGTGCTTGTCTCTCTACTAAGGTCGATTTCCTCTGGCCCAGAGTGGAGGAGCAACCTG GTTCTCTTATGCTTGATGGAGTTGACGTGACCGGCTGCCCAATATTCAACGATTCCAAG GTTCGGAAGGCCATTGCATTTGCCAAGAAAGCCCATCACGGGCAGTTGCGTAGAACAGGAGACCCTTATCTGACCCACTGCATCCACACTGGAAGAATCTTGGCAATGTTGGTCCCTTCCAGCGGCAGACGA GCAGTTGATACAGTTGTGGCCGGGATCCTCCACGATGTGGTCGACGATACATGTGAAAGTTTGCAGAGCATCGAAAAAGAATTTGGTGATGATGTAGCAAAACTGGTAGCAGGTGTGTCCAGGTTAAGTTATATCAATCAG CTACTCAGGAGACACCGTCGAGTAAATCTGAGCCAGGGTAACTTTGGTCAGGAGGAG GCAAATAATTTACGAGTTATGCTCCTGGGCATGGTTGATGATCCACGAGTGGTCCTTATTAAGCTAGCCGATCGTCTTCACAACATGAGAACCAT CTATGCTCTGCCATTGCCAAAGGCTCATGCTGTTGCACAGGAGACCTTGGTTATTTGGTGTTCACTTGCTTCTAGATTGGGCCTCTGGGCAATGAAAGCTGAACTGGAAGATCTCTGTTTTGCAGTTATTCAG CCGCATGTGTTCCGGAAGATGCGAGCTGATCTAGCCTCCATGTGGAGCCCGACCAACAAAGCAGGAAATCAGAGAAGAATACTAGCAAGAGCCAGCGTTTCACCTTTTGATGAGAACAATGGGTCTATAAATTGCGACGGGAGCTTTCCTATGGATGAAAACACAAAAACTATGAAG GATCTCTTGGAAGCTGTAGTGCCTTTCGATATCTTGTTAGATCGGAGAAAAAGAAGCAAGTATATTATGGACATTGGAAAGAATTCTGAGAAGCTCATAAAACCTAAGGTTGTTAGAGACGCTGCTGTTGCCTTGGCATCTATGGATGTGTGTGAGGAAGCACTGGAGCGCGAGCTGCTAATATCAACTTC GTATGTTCCGGGAATGGAGATTACTCTTTCTAGTCGGCTTAAAAGCCTGTATAGCATCCACAGCAAG ATGAAACGTAAAGATGTCAGCATTAATAAAGTATACGATGCTCGTGCACTGAGAGTTGTCATTGGAGACAAGAATGGAAGCTTGCATGGTCCAGCAGTTCAGTGCTGTTATAGTTTCCTTGATATTGTCCACAG GCTCTGGACCCCCATTGATGGCGAATTTGATGACTACATAGTGAACCCAAAGCCTAGTGGTTATCAG AGGATGCATGAATATGCTGAACATGGACATGCTGCACATTGGCTCTATAAAGAAAATGTGAATTGGATGCCCTCAGTTAGCAATGCGGGCAAATCTGAGTCCACCTATCTTGCAAGACATATTGAGGATCGGGATACAGTGGAAGATCAAGATGATTTGTTTCAAAAGTATGGTTCCTTGAAAGCTGGACATCCAGTTCTTAGGGTAGAGGGAAGTCACTTGCTCGCTGCTGTTATAATCAG GGTAGACAAGGGTGGAAAAGAATTATTAGTAGCTGTAAGCTTTGGATTGGCAGCATCGGAAGCAGTGGCCGATCGAAGATCTTCATTCCAAACTAAGCGTTGGGAAGCTTATGCAAGATTATACAAAAAG GTGTCTGATGAGTGGTGGTGTGAACCAGGACATGGGGATTGGTGCACTTGCCTTGAAAAGTACACCCTTTGTCGAGATGGTATGTACCACAAG CAAGACCAATTTGAGCGCCTCCTCCCAACCTTCATCCAAATCATTGATCTGACAGAGCAAGAAGAATCTGAGTACTGGAGCATTGTCTCAAACGTTTTTGAAGGGAAGGAGATTGAGTCTGCCAAATCAAGACCGACCACAGGATCTATCACTTCATCTTCCATGGAAATTGGCATCAATAACAAG GTGCAACTGCTGAGGACGATGCTGCAGTGGGAAGAGCAGCTCCGTTCTGAAGCCATCAGTAGCCACCAGAAGCAAGGTAGAATACCATATAGTGAGCCTAGTGAGCCCATTAGCCTCGGTGAAGTGGTAATAGTATGCTGGCCCCGGGGCGATATAATGAGGTTGAGAAGTGGGAGCACTGCAGCAGATGCTGCTAGGAGAGTTGGGCTGGAAGGAAAGCTGGTGGTGGTCAATGGGCAGCTGGTACTTCCGAGTACTGAGCTCAGAGATGGCGATGTGGTAGAAGTCAGGCTGTGA
- the LOC116196069 gene encoding uncharacterized protein LOC116196069 isoform X1 yields MCSCQSTTVMLVHGSSKLPLLGRFHPRHNPRHRFRCLLDQIAPSFSVSSSVSSVVFTSANVIAAAAKGSGSLHGAVASAITHVAVTAVAIASGACLSTKVDFLWPRVEEQPGSLMLDGVDVTGCPIFNDSKVRKAIAFAKKAHHGQLRRTGDPYLTHCIHTGRILAMLVPSSGRRAVDTVVAGILHDVVDDTCESLQSIEKEFGDDVAKLVAGVSRLSYINQLLRRHRRVNLSQGNFGQEEANNLRVMLLGMVDDPRVVLIKLADRLHNMRTIYALPLPKAHAVAQETLVIWCSLASRLGLWAMKAELEDLCFAVIQPHVFRKMRADLASMWSPTNKAGNQRRILARASVSPFDENNGSINCDGSFPMDENTKTMKDLLEAVVPFDILLDRRKRSKYIMDIGKNSEKLIKPKVVRDAAVALASMDVCEEALERELLISTSYVPGMEITLSSRLKSLYSIHSKMKRKDVSINKVYDARALRVVIGDKNGSLHGPAVQCCYSFLDIVHRLWTPIDGEFDDYIVNPKPSGYQSLHTAVLGPDCSPLEVQIRTQRMHEYAEHGHAAHWLYKENVNWMPSVSNAGKSESTYLARHIEDRDTVEDQDDLFQKYGSLKAGHPVLRVEGSHLLAAVIIRVDKGGKELLVAVSFGLAASEAVADRRSSFQTKRWEAYARLYKKVSDEWWCEPGHGDWCTCLEKYTLCRDGMYHKQDQFERLLPTFIQIIDLTEQEESEYWSIVSNVFEGKEIESAKSRPTTGSITSSSMEIGINNKVQLLRTMLQWEEQLRSEAISSHQKQGRIPYSEPSEPISLGEVVIVCWPRGDIMRLRSGSTAADAARRVGLEGKLVVVNGQLVLPSTELRDGDVVEVRL; encoded by the exons ATGTGCTCATGCCAGTCTACCACCGTCATGCTTGTCCATGGGTCCTCTAAGCTCCCGCTCCTTGGCCGCTTCCACCCCCGCCACAATCCTCGCCATCGATTCCGTTGCCTCTTGGACCAGATTGCTCCTTCCTTCTCCGTCTCTTCCTCCGTCAGCTCCGTCGTCTTCACCTCCGCCAACGTCATCGCCGCCGCTGCCAAGGGATCCGGCTCGCTCCACGGTGCCGTTGCTTCCGCCATCACTCATGTCGCTGTTACCGCTGTCGCCATCGCCTCCGGTGCTTGTCTCTCTACTAAGGTCGATTTCCTCTGGCCCAGAGTGGAGGAGCAACCTG GTTCTCTTATGCTTGATGGAGTTGACGTGACCGGCTGCCCAATATTCAACGATTCCAAG GTTCGGAAGGCCATTGCATTTGCCAAGAAAGCCCATCACGGGCAGTTGCGTAGAACAGGAGACCCTTATCTGACCCACTGCATCCACACTGGAAGAATCTTGGCAATGTTGGTCCCTTCCAGCGGCAGACGA GCAGTTGATACAGTTGTGGCCGGGATCCTCCACGATGTGGTCGACGATACATGTGAAAGTTTGCAGAGCATCGAAAAAGAATTTGGTGATGATGTAGCAAAACTGGTAGCAGGTGTGTCCAGGTTAAGTTATATCAATCAG CTACTCAGGAGACACCGTCGAGTAAATCTGAGCCAGGGTAACTTTGGTCAGGAGGAG GCAAATAATTTACGAGTTATGCTCCTGGGCATGGTTGATGATCCACGAGTGGTCCTTATTAAGCTAGCCGATCGTCTTCACAACATGAGAACCAT CTATGCTCTGCCATTGCCAAAGGCTCATGCTGTTGCACAGGAGACCTTGGTTATTTGGTGTTCACTTGCTTCTAGATTGGGCCTCTGGGCAATGAAAGCTGAACTGGAAGATCTCTGTTTTGCAGTTATTCAG CCGCATGTGTTCCGGAAGATGCGAGCTGATCTAGCCTCCATGTGGAGCCCGACCAACAAAGCAGGAAATCAGAGAAGAATACTAGCAAGAGCCAGCGTTTCACCTTTTGATGAGAACAATGGGTCTATAAATTGCGACGGGAGCTTTCCTATGGATGAAAACACAAAAACTATGAAG GATCTCTTGGAAGCTGTAGTGCCTTTCGATATCTTGTTAGATCGGAGAAAAAGAAGCAAGTATATTATGGACATTGGAAAGAATTCTGAGAAGCTCATAAAACCTAAGGTTGTTAGAGACGCTGCTGTTGCCTTGGCATCTATGGATGTGTGTGAGGAAGCACTGGAGCGCGAGCTGCTAATATCAACTTC GTATGTTCCGGGAATGGAGATTACTCTTTCTAGTCGGCTTAAAAGCCTGTATAGCATCCACAGCAAG ATGAAACGTAAAGATGTCAGCATTAATAAAGTATACGATGCTCGTGCACTGAGAGTTGTCATTGGAGACAAGAATGGAAGCTTGCATGGTCCAGCAGTTCAGTGCTGTTATAGTTTCCTTGATATTGTCCACAG GCTCTGGACCCCCATTGATGGCGAATTTGATGACTACATAGTGAACCCAAAGCCTAGTGGTTATCAG TCTCTGCATACAGCTGTACTAGGTCCTGACTGCTCGCCTCTGGAAGTTCAAATAAGAACTCAG AGGATGCATGAATATGCTGAACATGGACATGCTGCACATTGGCTCTATAAAGAAAATGTGAATTGGATGCCCTCAGTTAGCAATGCGGGCAAATCTGAGTCCACCTATCTTGCAAGACATATTGAGGATCGGGATACAGTGGAAGATCAAGATGATTTGTTTCAAAAGTATGGTTCCTTGAAAGCTGGACATCCAGTTCTTAGGGTAGAGGGAAGTCACTTGCTCGCTGCTGTTATAATCAG GGTAGACAAGGGTGGAAAAGAATTATTAGTAGCTGTAAGCTTTGGATTGGCAGCATCGGAAGCAGTGGCCGATCGAAGATCTTCATTCCAAACTAAGCGTTGGGAAGCTTATGCAAGATTATACAAAAAG GTGTCTGATGAGTGGTGGTGTGAACCAGGACATGGGGATTGGTGCACTTGCCTTGAAAAGTACACCCTTTGTCGAGATGGTATGTACCACAAG CAAGACCAATTTGAGCGCCTCCTCCCAACCTTCATCCAAATCATTGATCTGACAGAGCAAGAAGAATCTGAGTACTGGAGCATTGTCTCAAACGTTTTTGAAGGGAAGGAGATTGAGTCTGCCAAATCAAGACCGACCACAGGATCTATCACTTCATCTTCCATGGAAATTGGCATCAATAACAAG GTGCAACTGCTGAGGACGATGCTGCAGTGGGAAGAGCAGCTCCGTTCTGAAGCCATCAGTAGCCACCAGAAGCAAGGTAGAATACCATATAGTGAGCCTAGTGAGCCCATTAGCCTCGGTGAAGTGGTAATAGTATGCTGGCCCCGGGGCGATATAATGAGGTTGAGAAGTGGGAGCACTGCAGCAGATGCTGCTAGGAGAGTTGGGCTGGAAGGAAAGCTGGTGGTGGTCAATGGGCAGCTGGTACTTCCGAGTACTGAGCTCAGAGATGGCGATGTGGTAGAAGTCAGGCTGTGA
- the LOC116196069 gene encoding uncharacterized protein LOC116196069 isoform X3 has translation MLVPSSGRRAVDTVVAGILHDVVDDTCESLQSIEKEFGDDVAKLVAGVSRLSYINQLLRRHRRVNLSQGNFGQEEANNLRVMLLGMVDDPRVVLIKLADRLHNMRTIYALPLPKAHAVAQETLVIWCSLASRLGLWAMKAELEDLCFAVIQPHVFRKMRADLASMWSPTNKAGNQRRILARASVSPFDENNGSINCDGSFPMDENTKTMKDLLEAVVPFDILLDRRKRSKYIMDIGKNSEKLIKPKVVRDAAVALASMDVCEEALERELLISTSYVPGMEITLSSRLKSLYSIHSKMKRKDVSINKVYDARALRVVIGDKNGSLHGPAVQCCYSFLDIVHRLWTPIDGEFDDYIVNPKPSGYQSLHTAVLGPDCSPLEVQIRTQRMHEYAEHGHAAHWLYKENVNWMPSVSNAGKSESTYLARHIEDRDTVEDQDDLFQKYGSLKAGHPVLRVEGSHLLAAVIIRVDKGGKELLVAVSFGLAASEAVADRRSSFQTKRWEAYARLYKKVSDEWWCEPGHGDWCTCLEKYTLCRDGMYHKQDQFERLLPTFIQIIDLTEQEESEYWSIVSNVFEGKEIESAKSRPTTGSITSSSMEIGINNKVQLLRTMLQWEEQLRSEAISSHQKQGRIPYSEPSEPISLGEVVIVCWPRGDIMRLRSGSTAADAARRVGLEGKLVVVNGQLVLPSTELRDGDVVEVRL, from the exons ATGTTGGTCCCTTCCAGCGGCAGACGA GCAGTTGATACAGTTGTGGCCGGGATCCTCCACGATGTGGTCGACGATACATGTGAAAGTTTGCAGAGCATCGAAAAAGAATTTGGTGATGATGTAGCAAAACTGGTAGCAGGTGTGTCCAGGTTAAGTTATATCAATCAG CTACTCAGGAGACACCGTCGAGTAAATCTGAGCCAGGGTAACTTTGGTCAGGAGGAG GCAAATAATTTACGAGTTATGCTCCTGGGCATGGTTGATGATCCACGAGTGGTCCTTATTAAGCTAGCCGATCGTCTTCACAACATGAGAACCAT CTATGCTCTGCCATTGCCAAAGGCTCATGCTGTTGCACAGGAGACCTTGGTTATTTGGTGTTCACTTGCTTCTAGATTGGGCCTCTGGGCAATGAAAGCTGAACTGGAAGATCTCTGTTTTGCAGTTATTCAG CCGCATGTGTTCCGGAAGATGCGAGCTGATCTAGCCTCCATGTGGAGCCCGACCAACAAAGCAGGAAATCAGAGAAGAATACTAGCAAGAGCCAGCGTTTCACCTTTTGATGAGAACAATGGGTCTATAAATTGCGACGGGAGCTTTCCTATGGATGAAAACACAAAAACTATGAAG GATCTCTTGGAAGCTGTAGTGCCTTTCGATATCTTGTTAGATCGGAGAAAAAGAAGCAAGTATATTATGGACATTGGAAAGAATTCTGAGAAGCTCATAAAACCTAAGGTTGTTAGAGACGCTGCTGTTGCCTTGGCATCTATGGATGTGTGTGAGGAAGCACTGGAGCGCGAGCTGCTAATATCAACTTC GTATGTTCCGGGAATGGAGATTACTCTTTCTAGTCGGCTTAAAAGCCTGTATAGCATCCACAGCAAG ATGAAACGTAAAGATGTCAGCATTAATAAAGTATACGATGCTCGTGCACTGAGAGTTGTCATTGGAGACAAGAATGGAAGCTTGCATGGTCCAGCAGTTCAGTGCTGTTATAGTTTCCTTGATATTGTCCACAG GCTCTGGACCCCCATTGATGGCGAATTTGATGACTACATAGTGAACCCAAAGCCTAGTGGTTATCAG TCTCTGCATACAGCTGTACTAGGTCCTGACTGCTCGCCTCTGGAAGTTCAAATAAGAACTCAG AGGATGCATGAATATGCTGAACATGGACATGCTGCACATTGGCTCTATAAAGAAAATGTGAATTGGATGCCCTCAGTTAGCAATGCGGGCAAATCTGAGTCCACCTATCTTGCAAGACATATTGAGGATCGGGATACAGTGGAAGATCAAGATGATTTGTTTCAAAAGTATGGTTCCTTGAAAGCTGGACATCCAGTTCTTAGGGTAGAGGGAAGTCACTTGCTCGCTGCTGTTATAATCAG GGTAGACAAGGGTGGAAAAGAATTATTAGTAGCTGTAAGCTTTGGATTGGCAGCATCGGAAGCAGTGGCCGATCGAAGATCTTCATTCCAAACTAAGCGTTGGGAAGCTTATGCAAGATTATACAAAAAG GTGTCTGATGAGTGGTGGTGTGAACCAGGACATGGGGATTGGTGCACTTGCCTTGAAAAGTACACCCTTTGTCGAGATGGTATGTACCACAAG CAAGACCAATTTGAGCGCCTCCTCCCAACCTTCATCCAAATCATTGATCTGACAGAGCAAGAAGAATCTGAGTACTGGAGCATTGTCTCAAACGTTTTTGAAGGGAAGGAGATTGAGTCTGCCAAATCAAGACCGACCACAGGATCTATCACTTCATCTTCCATGGAAATTGGCATCAATAACAAG GTGCAACTGCTGAGGACGATGCTGCAGTGGGAAGAGCAGCTCCGTTCTGAAGCCATCAGTAGCCACCAGAAGCAAGGTAGAATACCATATAGTGAGCCTAGTGAGCCCATTAGCCTCGGTGAAGTGGTAATAGTATGCTGGCCCCGGGGCGATATAATGAGGTTGAGAAGTGGGAGCACTGCAGCAGATGCTGCTAGGAGAGTTGGGCTGGAAGGAAAGCTGGTGGTGGTCAATGGGCAGCTGGTACTTCCGAGTACTGAGCTCAGAGATGGCGATGTGGTAGAAGTCAGGCTGTGA